From Arvicanthis niloticus isolate mArvNil1 chromosome 22, mArvNil1.pat.X, whole genome shotgun sequence, the proteins below share one genomic window:
- the LOC143436441 gene encoding olfactory receptor 6C70-like encodes MISQREMKNHTRQIEFILLGLADNPQLQIVIFVSLLLNYLLSMLGNLSIIALTLLDPLLKTPMYFFLRNFSFLEILFTTTCIPRFLISIVTQEKTISYNGCICQLFFYIFLGGTEFFLLATMSYDRYIAICKPLHYASTMSSKVCHQLVLGSWVTGFLVIFPPLIIGLDLDFCASNVIDHFLCDVSPILQLSCSDTNLLEMMAFILALTTLIVTLVIVILSYAHIINTITKFPSAQQKKKAFSTCSSHMIVVSLTYGSCIFIYIKPSANERVTLSKGIAVLNTSIAPVLNPFIYTLRNKQVKQAFGAVFRKIFSAS; translated from the coding sequence ATGATATcacaaagagaaatgaagaaccATACAAGACAGATAGAGTTTATCCTTCTTGGACTGGCAGATAATCCTCAGTTACAGATTGTGATTTTTGTGTCTCTTTTACTAAATTACTTGCTGAGTATGCTGGGGAACTTATCTATCATTGCCCTCACTCTGCTAGATCCCCTTCTCAAGACACCAATGTATTTTTTCCTCCGCAATTTCTCTTTCTTAGAAATTTTATTCACAACAACATGCATTCCCAGATTTTTAATCAGCATTGTAACCCAGGAAAAGACAATTTCCTATAATGGCTGTATTTGTCAGTTATTCTTTTACATATTCTTGGGGGGCACAGAGTTTTTCCTCTTGGCTACCATGTCCTATGACCGTTACATTGCCATCTGCAAGCCCTTGCATTATGCATCTACCATGAGCAGTAAAGTTTGTCATCAGCTTGTCCTGGGTTCTTGGGTAACTGGATTCCTGGTTATTTTCCCACCGCTGATTATTGGCCTTGATTTGGATTTCTGTGCTTCAAATGTCATTGACCATTTCCTTTGTGATGTTTCTCCTATCTTACAACTGTCTTGTTCAGACACAAATTTACTAGAAATGATGGCTTTCATCTTAGCTCTCACGACACTCATTGTCACATTAGTAATAGTCATCCTTTCTTATGCTCACATTATCAACACAATTACAAAATTCCCCTCAGCTCAGCAAAAGAAAAAGGCATTTTCCACTTGTTCTTCTCACATGATTGTTGTTTCCCTCACTTATGGGAGTTGCATATTTATCTACATAAAGCCTTCAGCAAATGAAAGAGTGACTTTGAGCAAAGGAATAGCTGTGCTCAACACTTCAATCGCCCCTGTGTTGAACCCGTTCATTTATACACTGAGGAATAAGCAAGTTAAACAAGCATTTGGAGcagtatttagaaaaatattttctgcttcataa